One Melanotaenia boesemani isolate fMelBoe1 chromosome 8, fMelBoe1.pri, whole genome shotgun sequence DNA segment encodes these proteins:
- the LOC121644682 gene encoding rhodopsin kinase grk7a-like isoform X1: MASLLSEPLFEISGQAPPPNKDFYYFSINKSEVIWRWWKITVNRNTRPGEQRTSHHDFLNDAWLQSEVRMVFGQNIVQFAKALCQGHYDYLERLPDSLLLQIMSHLELEDVGQLGRTSHRFKKVCAVQVKNTGQMYACKKLCKKRLKKKGGEKMALLEKQILEKVNSLFLVNLAYAYDTKTHLCLVMTLMNGGDLKYHIYNIGYDGKGVDKGVEMKRIIHYTAQITTGILHLHAMDIIYRDMKPENVLLDSQGQCRLSDLGLAIEIAEGKTVTQMAGTGAYMAPEILNKTPYRTSVDWWALGCSIYEMVAGYTPFKGPESKKEKVEKEEVQRRILSEEPKWEHKCFDAPTKDIIQLFLKKKIEERLGMRNNMEDPRKHEWFKTINFPRLEAGLVDPPWVPKPNVVYAKDTGDIAEFSEIKGIEFDAKDDKFFKEFSTGAVPIPWQQEMMDTGLFDELNDPNRKEGSGGLDDEKKSGTCTLL; encoded by the exons ATGGCGTCTCTCTTGTCGGAGCCGTTGTTTGAAATCTCTGGACAGGCCCCACCTCCTAATAAAGACTTCTATTATTTTTCTATCAACAAGTCAGAA GTGATATGGAGGTGGTGGAAGATAACTGTTAACAGGAACACCAGGCCCGGGGAGCAGAGGACCTCCCACCATGACTTCCTGAATGACGCTTGGCTACAGA GTGAAGTCAGGATGGTTTTCGGCCAAAATATCGTCCAGTTCGCCAAAGCTTTGTGCCAAGGTCATTACGACTACCTGGAGCGCCTGCCTGACTCCTTACTTCTGCAGATTATGAGTCACCTTGAACTTGAGGATGTGGGTCAGCTTGGACGAACATCCCACAGGTTCAAGAAG GTATGTGCTGTTCAGGTTAAGAACACAGGCCAGATGTATGCCTGCAAGAAGTTGTGTAAAAAGCGGCTGAAGAAGAAGGGAGGCGAGAAGATGGCCCTGCTGGAGAAGCAGATCTTGGAGAAGGTGAACAGCCTGTTTCTGGTCAACTTGGCTTATGCTTACGATACCAAGACCCACCTGTGCCTTGTCATGACCCTGATGAATGGAGGAGATCTCAAGTACCACATCTACAACATTGGCTACGATGGCAAGGGAGTGGACAAGGGCGTGGAGATGAAGCGCATCATCCACTACACGGCGCAGATCACCACCGGCATCCTGCATCTGCATGCCATGGATATTATTTATCGTGATATGAAGCCTGAGAATGTGTTGCTGGACAGTCAAGGCCAGTGTCGACTGTCAGATTTGGGTCTGGCCATAGAGATTGCTGAAGGGAAGACCGTCACCCAGATG GCTGGAACAGGAGCGTACATGGCTCCTGAGATCCTGAACAAAACACCATACCGGACATCGGTGGACTGGTGGGCCCTGGGCTGCAGTATCTATGAGATGGTGGCTGGTTACACACCTTTTAAAGGACCTGAGAGCAAAAAGGAGAAGGTGGAGAAAGAGGAGGTGCAGCGCCGCATTCTTAGCGAGGAGCCAAAATGGGAACACAAGTGCTTCGACGCTCCCACCAAGGATATCATCCAGCTGTTCCTCAAGAAGAAAATAGAGGAACGTCTGGGAATGAG GAACAACATGGAGGATCCAAGGAAGCACGAGTGGTTCAAGACCATCAATTTTCCTCGTTTGGAGGCGGGGCTGGTGGACCCTCCCTGGGTCCCCAAACCCAACGTGGTCTACGCCAAGGACACCGGCGACATTGCAGAGTTCTCTGAGATCAAGGGCATTGAGTTTGACGCCAAGGACGATAAATTCTTTAAGGAGTTCAGCACAGGCGCTGTCCCCATTCCCTGGCAGCAGGAGATGATGGACACTGGACTGTTTGACGAGCTCAACGATCCCAACAGGAAAGAGGGCAGCGGAGGCCTCGATGACGAGAAGAAGTCCGGCACGTGTACACTGCTGTGA
- the LOC121644682 gene encoding rhodopsin kinase grk7a-like isoform X4 — protein MCDMGGLDNLVANTAYLKAQGGDDKEMKKRRRSLSLPKPEQCSSTRGSIDKDFTSICERQPIGKKLFRDFLANNAEFKLAAEFLDELYDWDLSEGAAKDKARQNIMNKYCKPDSKTFLSFLTGEPAEKCKSVTDANFEEVMKSKVQEGVRDFLKGKPFTDYQASPFFDKFLQWKEYEKQPVSEKYFYEFRTLGKGGFGEVCAVQVKNTGQMYACKKLCKKRLKKKGGEKMALLEKQILEKVNSLFLVNLAYAYDTKTHLCLVMTLMNGGDLKYHIYNIGYDGKGVDKGVEMKRIIHYTAQITTGILHLHAMDIIYRDMKPENVLLDSQGQCRLSDLGLAIEIAEGKTVTQMAGTGAYMAPEILNKTPYRTSVDWWALGCSIYEMVAGYTPFKGPESKKEKVEKEEVQRRILSEEPKWEHKCFDAPTKDIIQLFLKKKIEERLGMRNNMEDPRKHEWFKTINFPRLEAGLVDPPWVPKPNVVYAKDTGDIAEFSEIKGIEFDAKDDKFFKEFSTGAVPIPWQQEMMDTGLFDELNDPNRKEGSGGLDDEKKSGTCTLL, from the exons ATGTGTGACATGGGGGGACTGGATAACCTGGTGGCCAACACGGCCTACCTGAAAGCCCAAGGTGGTGATGACAAGGAGATGAAAAAGCGCCGCCGCAGCTTGTCTCTCCCCAAGCCGGAGCAATGTTCTTCAACCAGAGGTTCCATTGACAAGGACTTCACATCAATTTGTGAAAGGCAGCCTATAGGGAAAAAGCTATTCCGTGATTTCCTGGCAAATAACGCTGAGTTTAAGCTTGCAGCTGAGTTCCTGGATGAGTTATATGACTGGGATTTGTCTGAAGGTGCAGCCAAAGACAAAGCACGTCAAAACATCATGAACAAGTACTGCAAACCTGACTCCAAGACCTTCCTGTCCTTTCTTACCGGGGAGCCTGCTGAGAAATGCAAGTCTGTCACAGATGCCAACTTTGAGGAGGTGATGAAATCCAAGGTCCAGGAGGGTGTCAGAGATTTTCTGAAAGGCAAACCTTTTACAGACTACCAGGCCAGTCCATTCTTTGATAAATTTCTCCAGTGGAAAGAGTACGAAAAACAGCCCGTCAGTGAGAAATACTTCTACGAGTTCAGAACTCTGGGAAAAGGAGGATTTGGAGAG GTATGTGCTGTTCAGGTTAAGAACACAGGCCAGATGTATGCCTGCAAGAAGTTGTGTAAAAAGCGGCTGAAGAAGAAGGGAGGCGAGAAGATGGCCCTGCTGGAGAAGCAGATCTTGGAGAAGGTGAACAGCCTGTTTCTGGTCAACTTGGCTTATGCTTACGATACCAAGACCCACCTGTGCCTTGTCATGACCCTGATGAATGGAGGAGATCTCAAGTACCACATCTACAACATTGGCTACGATGGCAAGGGAGTGGACAAGGGCGTGGAGATGAAGCGCATCATCCACTACACGGCGCAGATCACCACCGGCATCCTGCATCTGCATGCCATGGATATTATTTATCGTGATATGAAGCCTGAGAATGTGTTGCTGGACAGTCAAGGCCAGTGTCGACTGTCAGATTTGGGTCTGGCCATAGAGATTGCTGAAGGGAAGACCGTCACCCAGATG GCTGGAACAGGAGCGTACATGGCTCCTGAGATCCTGAACAAAACACCATACCGGACATCGGTGGACTGGTGGGCCCTGGGCTGCAGTATCTATGAGATGGTGGCTGGTTACACACCTTTTAAAGGACCTGAGAGCAAAAAGGAGAAGGTGGAGAAAGAGGAGGTGCAGCGCCGCATTCTTAGCGAGGAGCCAAAATGGGAACACAAGTGCTTCGACGCTCCCACCAAGGATATCATCCAGCTGTTCCTCAAGAAGAAAATAGAGGAACGTCTGGGAATGAG GAACAACATGGAGGATCCAAGGAAGCACGAGTGGTTCAAGACCATCAATTTTCCTCGTTTGGAGGCGGGGCTGGTGGACCCTCCCTGGGTCCCCAAACCCAACGTGGTCTACGCCAAGGACACCGGCGACATTGCAGAGTTCTCTGAGATCAAGGGCATTGAGTTTGACGCCAAGGACGATAAATTCTTTAAGGAGTTCAGCACAGGCGCTGTCCCCATTCCCTGGCAGCAGGAGATGATGGACACTGGACTGTTTGACGAGCTCAACGATCCCAACAGGAAAGAGGGCAGCGGAGGCCTCGATGACGAGAAGAAGTCCGGCACGTGTACACTGCTGTGA